In Aegilops tauschii subsp. strangulata cultivar AL8/78 chromosome 3, Aet v6.0, whole genome shotgun sequence, one genomic interval encodes:
- the LOC109756962 gene encoding Bowman-Birk type bran trypsin inhibitor-like has protein sequence MDTTTMKRSTATILLLMLSLVSLASAGDVDNTIRLPSDGKGIPDEASMALTGAREKQGGEERPWDCCDRTICTRSIPPVCLCLDQVERCAAACKRCEPADSDRSLYVCRDQYFGDPGPGCTDGAAVAAAGGN, from the exons ATGGACACTACCACCATGAAGAGATCCACAGCTACCATCCTCCTGCTGATGCTTTCGCTCGTGTCCCTCGCTTCTGCCGGCGACGTGGACAACACCATCCGCCTCCCGAGCGACGGCAAAG GAATTCCTGATGAAGCGAGCATGGCGCTGACCGGGGCGAGGGAGAAGCAGGGCGGCGAGGAGAGGCCGTGGGACTGCTGCGACCGGACCATCTGCACCAGGTCGATCCCGCCGGTCTGCCTCTGCCTGGACCAGGTCGAGCGGTGCGCCGCCGCGTGCAAGCGCTGCGAGCCGGCCGACTCTGACCGGTCCCTCTACGTCTGCCGCGACCAGTACTTCGGCGATCCCGGGCCCGGGTGCACCGACggcgccgccgttgccgccgccgGCGGTAACTAG